The following coding sequences lie in one Populus trichocarpa isolate Nisqually-1 chromosome 14, P.trichocarpa_v4.1, whole genome shotgun sequence genomic window:
- the LOC18104927 gene encoding patatin-like protein 2 isoform X15: protein MPLNSSSISHIETLRSPIQPPTFGNQITVLSIDGGGIRGIIPGTILAFLESELQKLDGVDARLADYFDVISGTSTGGLVTAMLTAPNEQNRPLFAAKDINDFYLENCPKIFPQDGSPLASAGKLIKSLTGPQYDGKFLHSIVKEKLGDKRLHQTMTNIVIPTFDIKRLQPTIFSSYQVKNDPSTDALLSDICIGTSAAPTYLPAHYFETKDPSGKVREFNLIDGGVAANNPTLVAMSEVSKEITRKNPDFFPTAPMDYGRFLVLSLGTGTAKSEEKYDADEAAKWGVLGWLTSDNSTPLVDVFTEASGDMVHLHISTVFQALHCEENYIRIQDDTLTGTLSSMDVATKENLENLVKVGEKFLKKPVSRVDLGTGVFTLVDKMTNEEALIKMAKLLSREKHLRDSRSPVGKVATSK from the exons ATGCCTTTAAATTCCTCCTCCATCTCTCATATCGAAACTTTAAGATCACCCATTCAACCCCCAACTTTTGGAAACCAAATCACTGTTCTTAGCATCGATGGAGGTGGAATAAGAGGAATCATACCAGGAACTATCCTTGCCTTTCTAGAGTCCGAGCTTCAG AAGCTGGATGGTGTAGACGCAAGACTTGCAGACTACTTTGATGTGATTTCAGGCACCAGCACTGGTGGCCTCGTGACTGCTATGCTAACTGCCCCTAATGAGCAAAACCGCCCTTTATTTGCCGCCAAAGACATTAATGACTTCTACCTTGAGAACTGCCCTAAAATCTTTCCCCAGGACGG GTCTCCATTGGCTTCTGCTGGAAAACTGATCAAGAGTTTGACAGGACCACAATACGATGGCAAATTTCTGCATAGCATTGTCAAGGAAAAATTGGGAGATAAACGCCTGCACCAGACCATGACAAACATTgtgatcccaacttttgacatcAAGCGCCTTCAGCCAACAATCTTTTCAAGCTATCAG GTGAAGAACGACCCATCCACGGATGCCCTTTTATCTGATATATGCATCGGGACTTCAGCTGCCCCAACTTACCTCCCTGCCCATTATTTTGAAACCAAGGACCCGTCAGGCAAAGTTAGAGAGTTCAATCTGATTGATGGTGGTGTGGCTGCAAATAATCCA ACTTTAGTTGCCATGAGCGAAGTTTCCAAAGAAATCACTCGGAAGAATCCTGACTTCTTCCCCACAGCGCCAATGGATTATGGTCGATTCCTAGTCCTGTCCTTGGGGACTGGTACAGCAAAATCTGAAGAAAAGTATGATGCAGATGAAGCAGCCAAGTGGGGTGTCTTGGGATGGTTGACTAGTGACAATTCTACTCCGTTAGTGGATGTGTTTACAGAAGCTAGTGGCGACATGGTTCATCTTCATATTTCCACTGTTTTCCAAGCCCTGCACTGTGAGGAAAATTATATTCGAATTCAG GATGACACGCTGACCGGAACACTTTCGTCCATGGATGTTGCCACGAAAGAGAATTTGGAGAATCTTGTGAAAGTGGGtgagaaatttttgaaaaaacca G TATCAAGGGTGGATTTAGGCACTGGAGTCTTTACACTTGTTGATAAGATGACAAATGAAGAGGCTctcataaa GATGGCTAAATTACTGTCAAGGGAGAAGCATCTTCGTGATTCTAGGTCACCAGTTGGAAAAGTTGCTACTTCGAAGTGA
- the LOC18104927 gene encoding patatin-like protein 2 isoform X4, which translates to MPLNSSSISHIETLRSPIQPPTFGNQITVLSIDGGGIRGIIPGTILAFLESELQKLDGAEARLADYFDVISGTSTGGLVTAMLATPNEQNRPLFAAKDINEFYLENCPKIFPQDGSPLASAGKLIKSLRGPKYDGKFLHSIVQEKLGDKRLHQTMTNIVIPTFDIKRLQPIIFSSYQVKNDPSTDALLSDICIGTSAAPTYLPAHYFETKDPSGKVREFNLIDGGVAANNPTLVAMSEVSKEITRKNPDFFPTAPMDYGRFLVLSLGTGTAKSEEKYDADEAAKWGVLGWLTSDNSTPLVDVFTEASGDMVDLHISTVFQALHSEENYLRIQDDTLSGTLSSVDVATKENLENLVKVGEKLLKKPVSRVDLGTGVFTPVDKMTNEEALIKMAKLLSREKHLRDSRSPVGKLATSKWI; encoded by the exons GTGGAATAAGAGGAATCATACCAGGAACTATCCTTGCCTTTCTAGAGTCCGAGCTTCAG AAGCTGGATGGTGCAGAAGCAAGACTTGCAGACTACTTTGATGTGATTTCGGGCACCAGCACTGGTGGCCTCGTGACTGCTATGCTAGCTACCCCTAATGAGCAAAACCGCCCTTTATTTGCCGCCAAAGACATTAATGAGTTCTACCTTGAGAACTGCCCTAAAATCTTTCCCCAGGACGG GTCTCCATTGGCTTCTGCTGGAAAACTGATCAAGAGTTTGAGAGGACCAAAATACGATGGCAAATTTCTGCATAGCATTGTCCAGGAAAAATTGGGAGATAAACGCCTGCACCAGACCATGACAAACATTgtgatcccaacttttgacatcAAGCGCCTTCAGCCAATAATCTTTTCAAGCTATCAG GTGAAGAACGACCCATCCACGGATGCCCTTTTATCTGATATATGCATCGGTACTTCAGCTGCCCCAACCTACCTCCCTGCCCATTATTTTGAAACCAAGGACCCGTCAGGCAAAGTTAGAGAGTTCAATCTGATTGATGGTGGTGTGGCAGCAAATAATCCA ACTTTAGTTGCCATGAGCGAAGTTTCCAAGGAAATCACTCGGAAGAATCCTGACTTCTTCCCCACAGCGCCTATGGATTATGGTCGATTCCTAGTACTGTCCTTGGGGACTGGTACGGCAAAATCTGAAGAAAAGTATGATGCAGATGAAGCAGCCAAGTGGGGTGTCTTGGGATGGTTGACTAGTGACAATTCTACTCCATTAGTGGATGTGTTTACAGAAGCTAGTGGCGACATGGTTGATCTTCATATTTCCACTGTTTTCCAAGCCCTCCACTCTGAGGAAAATTATCTTCGAATTCAG GATGACACGCTGAGCGGAACGCTTTCGTCCGTGGATGTTGCCACGAAAGAGAATTTGGAGAATCTTGTGAAAGTGGGtgagaaattgttgaaaaaaccaGTATCAAGGGTGGATTTAGGCACTGGAGTCTTTACACCTGTTGATAAGATGACAAATGAAGAGGCTCTCATAAA GATGGCTAAATTACTGTCAAGGGAGAAGCATCTTCGTGATTCTAGGTCACCAGTTGGAAAACTTGCTACGTCGAAGTGGATATGA
- the LOC18104929 gene encoding uncharacterized protein LOC18104929 isoform X1 has translation MERQSTNRNKHRGNELEDIQRESQENRENRTQQGKQKQNNRKRKSKDQEGSLKTGASPSVCRFVQSLCETRHQGFLPESVSEDLSTTQIIKALSEEIRGKYLHGLAKEKLGNRKLNHLISTKILCKNQWI, from the exons atggagagGCAGAGCACGAACCGAAACAAACACAGGGGGAACGAGCTGGAGGACATACAGAGAGAGAGTCAAGAGAACAGAGAGAACAGAACACAACAAGGGAAACAGAAACagaacaatagaaaaagaaagagcaagGATCAGGAAGGAAGCTTGAAGACAGGAGCTTCGCCCAGCGTCTGCCGATTCGTGCAAAGTCTCTGCGAAACCAG ACATCAAGGATTTTTGCCTGAATCAGTGTCCGAAGATCTTTCCACAACCCAG ATAATCAAAGCATTGTCGGAAGAAATACGAGGAAAATATCTACATGGTCTTGCTAAGGAAAAACTGGGAAACAGGAAATTGAACCATCTAATTTCGACAAAGATTCTATGTAAGAATCAATGGATATGA
- the LOC18104927 gene encoding patatin-like protein 2 isoform X2: MPLNSSSISHIETLRSPIQPPTFGNQITVLSIDGGGIRGIIPGTILAFLESELQKLDGAEARLADYFDVISGTSTGGLVTAMLATPNEQNRPLFAAKDINEFYLENCPKIFPQDGSPLASAGKLIKSLRGPKYDGKFLHSIVQEKLGDKRLHQTMTNIVIPTFDIKRLQPIIFSSYQVKNDPSTDALLSDICIGTSAAPTYLPAHYFETKDPSGKVREFNLIDGGVAANNPTLVAMSEVSKEITRKNPDFFPTAPMDYGRFLVLSLGTGTAKSEEKYDADEAAKWGVLGWLTSDNSTPLVDVFTEASGDMVDLHISTVFQALHSEENYLRIQDDTLSGTLSSVDVATKENLENLVKVGEKLLKKPVSRVDLGTGVFTPVDKMTNEEALIKMAKLLSREKHLRDSRSPVGKLATSKWI; encoded by the exons ATGCCTTTAAATTCCTCCTCCATCTCTCATATCGAAACTTTAAGATCACCCATTCAACCCCCAACTTTTGGAAACCAAATCACTGTTCTTAGCATCGATGGAG GTGGAATAAGAGGAATCATACCAGGAACTATCCTTGCCTTTTTAGAGTCCGAGCTTCAG AAGCTGGATGGTGCAGAAGCAAGACTTGCAGACTACTTTGATGTGATTTCGGGCACCAGCACTGGTGGCCTCGTGACTGCTATGCTAGCTACCCCTAATGAGCAAAACCGCCCTTTATTTGCCGCCAAAGACATTAATGAGTTCTACCTTGAGAACTGCCCTAAAATCTTTCCCCAGGACGG GTCTCCATTGGCTTCTGCTGGAAAACTGATCAAGAGTTTGAGAGGACCAAAATACGATGGCAAATTTCTGCATAGCATTGTCCAGGAAAAATTGGGAGATAAACGCCTGCACCAGACCATGACAAACATTgtgatcccaacttttgacatcAAGCGCCTTCAGCCAATAATCTTTTCAAGCTATCAG GTGAAGAACGACCCATCCACGGATGCCCTTTTATCTGATATATGCATCGGTACTTCAGCTGCCCCAACCTACCTCCCTGCCCATTATTTTGAAACCAAGGACCCGTCAGGCAAAGTTAGAGAGTTCAATCTGATTGATGGTGGTGTGGCAGCAAATAATCCA ACTTTAGTTGCCATGAGCGAAGTTTCCAAGGAAATCACTCGGAAGAATCCTGACTTCTTCCCCACAGCGCCTATGGATTATGGTCGATTCCTAGTACTGTCCTTGGGGACTGGTACGGCAAAATCTGAAGAAAAGTATGATGCAGATGAAGCAGCCAAGTGGGGTGTCTTGGGATGGTTGACTAGTGACAATTCTACTCCATTAGTGGATGTGTTTACAGAAGCTAGTGGCGACATGGTTGATCTTCATATTTCCACTGTTTTCCAAGCCCTCCACTCTGAGGAAAATTATCTTCGAATTCAG GATGACACGCTGAGCGGAACGCTTTCGTCCGTGGATGTTGCCACGAAAGAGAATTTGGAGAATCTTGTGAAAGTGGGtgagaaattgttgaaaaaaccaGTATCAAGGGTGGATTTAGGCACTGGAGTCTTTACACCTGTTGATAAGATGACAAATGAAGAGGCTCTCATAAA GATGGCTAAATTACTGTCAAGGGAGAAGCATCTTCGTGATTCTAGGTCACCAGTTGGAAAACTTGCTACGTCGAAGTGGATATGA
- the LOC18104929 gene encoding uncharacterized protein LOC18104929 isoform X2 encodes MERQSTNRNKHRGNELEDIQRESQENRENRTQQGKQKQNNRKRKSKDQEGSLKTGASPSVCRFVQSLCETRHQGFLPESVSEDLSTTQVYLTCNNTSLKRPISRLPEARTLKRQG; translated from the exons atggagagGCAGAGCACGAACCGAAACAAACACAGGGGGAACGAGCTGGAGGACATACAGAGAGAGAGTCAAGAGAACAGAGAGAACAGAACACAACAAGGGAAACAGAAACagaacaatagaaaaagaaagagcaagGATCAGGAAGGAAGCTTGAAGACAGGAGCTTCGCCCAGCGTCTGCCGATTCGTGCAAAGTCTCTGCGAAACCAG ACATCAAGGATTTTTGCCTGAATCAGTGTCCGAAGATCTTTCCACAACCCAG GTCTATCTGACATGCAACAATACGTCCTTGAAGAGACCGATTTCTAGACTACCTGAAGCTCGGACTCTAAAAAGGCAAGGATAG